A genomic stretch from Mycobacterium paraterrae includes:
- the ramB gene encoding acetate metabolism transcriptional regulator RamB: protein MAKTFVGSRVRQLRGERGFSQAALAQMLDISPSYLNQIEHDVRPLTVAVLLRITEVFGVDATFFASQDDTRLLAELREVTLDHDLGVEVDQSELADVVNSHPTLARALVNLHRRYRLTTTQLAAATEDRFSDGSGSGSITMPHEEVRDYFYERQNYLHELDTAAEELTVRMRMHRADLVRDLSDRLTSVHDVRIKRIDLGDNVLHRFDPKTNTLEIGGHLPSGQYAFKLAAELAYLEHGELIDRLVDEGSFTSDESRTLARLGLANYFAAATVLPYRQFHEIAENFRYDVERLSAFYAVSYETIAHRLSTLQRPSMRGVPLSFVRVDRAGNMSKRQSATGFHFSSAGGTCPLWNVYETFANPGKILVQIAQMPDGRSYMWVARTIERRASRYGQPGKTFAIGLGCELRHAHRLVYSEGLDLSGDPALLATPIGAGCRVCERDTCPQRAFPALGRALDLDEHRSTVSPYLVKQA from the coding sequence ATGGCCAAGACATTCGTTGGCTCGCGAGTCCGGCAGCTACGCGGCGAGCGCGGGTTCAGTCAGGCCGCACTCGCGCAGATGCTCGACATCTCCCCCAGCTACCTCAACCAGATCGAGCACGACGTCCGGCCGTTGACGGTCGCCGTGCTGCTGCGCATCACCGAGGTCTTCGGCGTCGATGCGACGTTCTTCGCCTCGCAGGACGACACTCGGCTGCTTGCCGAACTGCGCGAAGTCACTCTGGACCACGACCTCGGTGTCGAGGTGGATCAATCCGAGCTTGCCGACGTGGTGAATTCGCACCCGACGCTGGCGCGCGCTTTGGTCAATCTGCACCGGCGATACCGGCTCACCACGACGCAACTCGCGGCCGCCACCGAGGACCGGTTCTCCGACGGCAGCGGCAGCGGCTCGATCACCATGCCGCACGAAGAGGTGCGTGACTACTTCTACGAACGGCAGAATTACCTGCACGAACTCGACACCGCCGCCGAGGAACTCACCGTACGAATGCGCATGCACCGCGCCGACCTGGTCCGCGACCTGTCCGACCGGCTGACATCGGTGCACGATGTTCGCATCAAGCGGATTGATTTGGGCGACAACGTCCTTCATCGCTTCGACCCGAAAACCAACACGCTGGAAATCGGCGGCCATTTGCCGTCGGGTCAGTACGCGTTCAAACTCGCCGCCGAGCTGGCCTACCTGGAGCACGGCGAGCTGATCGACCGCCTGGTCGACGAGGGCAGTTTCACCAGCGACGAGTCGCGCACGCTGGCCCGGCTCGGGCTGGCCAATTACTTCGCCGCCGCGACGGTGCTGCCGTATCGGCAGTTCCACGAGATCGCGGAGAATTTCCGCTACGACGTCGAGCGGCTGTCGGCGTTCTACGCGGTGAGCTACGAGACCATCGCCCACCGGCTGTCCACCCTGCAGCGGCCGTCGATGCGCGGCGTGCCACTGTCTTTCGTCCGCGTCGACCGGGCTGGCAACATGTCAAAACGCCAGTCCGCCACAGGGTTTCACTTCTCGTCCGCGGGCGGAACCTGCCCGCTGTGGAACGTCTACGAGACCTTCGCCAATCCCGGCAAGATCCTGGTGCAGATTGCGCAGATGCCGGATGGACGCAGTTACATGTGGGTGGCCCGCACCATCGAGCGCCGCGCATCGCGATATGGTCAGCCGGGTAAAACCTTCGCGATCGGGCTGGGCTGCGAACTCCGGCACGCCCACCGGCTCGTCTACTCGGAAGGACTCGACTTGTCCGGCGACCCCGCCTTGTTGGCCACTCCGATCGGCGCGGGTTGCCGGGTCTGCGAACGCGACACCTGCCCGCAGCGGGCGTTCCCCGCGCTGGGTCGCGCCCTCGACCTCGACGAGCACCGCAGCACGGTGTCGCCTTACCTGGTGAAGCAGGCATGA
- a CDS encoding putative holin, with translation MIPLPRPWFLASAMLLGVAAGLLGGTAALTVEHARMRPDIAIALVVGFPSVVGLLVVLMARRPWLTALGAFILALAPGWFGVLALVEVVTRG, from the coding sequence GTGATTCCGCTGCCGCGGCCCTGGTTTCTGGCCAGCGCGATGCTGCTCGGCGTCGCGGCCGGACTCCTGGGCGGGACGGCCGCGTTGACGGTGGAGCATGCTCGAATGCGTCCCGACATCGCGATCGCCCTGGTGGTGGGATTCCCCAGCGTGGTCGGACTGCTGGTGGTTCTGATGGCCCGACGCCCGTGGCTGACCGCGTTGGGCGCGTTCATCCTGGCGCTGGCGCCGGGGTGGTTCGGAGTGCTTGCCCTGGTCGAGGTCGTGACGCGTGGCTGA
- a CDS encoding carboxymuconolactone decarboxylase family protein encodes MTAQNPRIPSGRFRELGPVNWVLAKLGARTVNAPEMHLFTTLGQRRFLFWAWAVYGARLLRGRLPQVDTELVILRVAHLRKSEYELQHHRWIGRRRGLDDRTQELIFAWPESAHDTTLTERQRVLLSATDEFVLHRSISDAVWQQLSQHLDRKQIIEFCLLAGQYDALAATMSALEIPLDHPGDHK; translated from the coding sequence ATGACGGCCCAGAATCCCCGTATCCCGTCCGGTCGTTTCCGCGAGCTCGGACCCGTCAACTGGGTGCTCGCAAAGCTCGGCGCCCGCACGGTGAACGCTCCGGAGATGCACCTGTTCACCACGCTCGGTCAGCGTCGATTCCTGTTCTGGGCCTGGGCCGTCTACGGCGCTCGGCTATTGCGCGGCCGCCTACCGCAGGTCGACACCGAACTGGTCATCCTGCGGGTCGCTCATCTGCGCAAGTCGGAATACGAACTGCAACACCACCGCTGGATCGGACGCCGTCGCGGCCTAGACGACCGCACGCAGGAACTGATCTTCGCCTGGCCCGAATCAGCGCACGACACCACGTTGACGGAACGGCAACGGGTGCTGCTCAGCGCGACCGACGAATTCGTGTTGCACCGATCGATCAGCGACGCCGTCTGGCAGCAGCTCAGCCAGCATCTCGACCGCAAGCAGATCATCGAATTCTGTCTGCTGGCAGGGCAATACGATGCTCTAGCCGCCACGATGTCAGCCTTGGAGATCCCGCTAGACCATCCGGGCGATCACAAGTAA
- the lpdA gene encoding dihydrolipoyl dehydrogenase produces MTHYDVVVLGAGPGGYVAAIRAAQLGLNTAIVEPKYWGGVCLNVGCIPSKALLRNAELAHIFNKEAKTFGISGEVTFDYGAAFDRSRKVAEGRVAGVHFLMKKNKITEIHGYGTFTDAHTLSVDLNEGGTETVTFDNVIIATGSSTRLVPGTSLSANVVTYEELIMTRELPESIIIAGAGAIGIEFAYVMKNYGVDVTIVEFLPRALPNEDADVSKEIEKQYKKLGVKILTGTKVESINDDGSTVTVTVSKDGKTEELKAAKVLQAIGFAPNVEGFGLDKVGVALTDRKAIGVTDYMRTNVDHVYAIGDVTGLLQLAHVAEAQGVVAAETIGGDETMPLGDIRMLPRATFCQPNVASFGLTEQQARDEGYDVVVAKFPFTANAKAHGVGDASGFVKLVADAKHLELLGGHLVGHDVSELLPELTLAQKWDLTAVELARNVHTHPTMSEALQECFHGLTGHMINF; encoded by the coding sequence GTGACCCACTATGACGTTGTCGTTCTTGGAGCCGGACCCGGCGGATACGTTGCGGCCATCCGCGCCGCGCAGCTGGGGCTGAATACCGCGATCGTGGAACCGAAGTACTGGGGCGGAGTCTGCCTCAACGTCGGCTGCATCCCGTCGAAGGCGCTGCTGCGCAACGCCGAACTCGCGCACATCTTCAACAAGGAAGCCAAGACCTTCGGGATCAGCGGCGAGGTGACCTTCGACTACGGTGCCGCCTTCGACCGCAGCCGCAAGGTCGCCGAGGGTCGGGTTGCCGGTGTGCACTTCCTCATGAAGAAGAACAAGATCACCGAGATCCACGGCTACGGCACATTTACCGACGCACACACCCTCTCCGTCGACCTCAACGAGGGCGGCACCGAGACCGTCACGTTCGACAACGTCATCATCGCCACCGGCAGCAGCACCCGGCTGGTCCCCGGCACCTCGCTGTCGGCGAACGTGGTCACCTACGAGGAACTGATCATGACCCGCGAGCTGCCCGAGTCGATCATCATCGCCGGCGCCGGCGCCATCGGCATCGAGTTCGCCTACGTGATGAAGAACTACGGCGTCGACGTGACCATCGTCGAGTTCCTGCCGCGCGCGCTGCCCAACGAAGACGCCGACGTGTCCAAAGAGATCGAAAAGCAATACAAGAAACTCGGCGTCAAGATTCTCACCGGCACCAAGGTCGAGTCGATCAACGACGACGGGTCGACGGTCACCGTGACGGTCAGCAAGGACGGCAAGACCGAGGAACTCAAGGCCGCAAAGGTGTTGCAGGCCATCGGCTTCGCTCCCAATGTCGAGGGCTTCGGCCTGGACAAGGTCGGTGTCGCGCTGACCGACCGCAAGGCGATCGGTGTCACCGACTACATGCGCACCAACGTCGACCACGTCTACGCGATCGGCGATGTCACCGGCCTGCTGCAGCTGGCGCACGTCGCCGAGGCGCAGGGCGTGGTGGCGGCCGAAACCATCGGCGGCGACGAGACCATGCCGCTCGGCGACATCCGGATGTTGCCGCGCGCGACCTTCTGTCAGCCGAACGTGGCGAGCTTCGGCCTCACCGAGCAGCAGGCCCGCGACGAGGGTTACGACGTCGTGGTCGCCAAATTCCCGTTCACTGCGAACGCCAAAGCCCATGGTGTGGGCGACGCCAGCGGCTTCGTGAAGCTGGTCGCCGATGCGAAACATCTCGAGCTGCTCGGCGGACATCTCGTCGGCCACGACGTCTCGGAGCTGCTGCCGGAGCTGACTCTGGCGCAGAAGTGGGACCTGACCGCAGTTGAGTTGGCGCGCAACGTCCATACGCACCCGACCATGTCCGAGGCGCTGCAGGAGTGCTTCCACGGCCTGACCGGGCACATGATCAACTTCTGA
- a CDS encoding DUF779 domain-containing protein, with protein MTPRVVVTADAAALLDQLRKQHGPLMFHQSGGCCDGSSPMCYPLGDFIVGDRDVLLGVLDIGADGVPVWISGPQFEAWKHTQLVIDVVPGRGSGFSVEAPEGKRFLSRGRSFTDSENAELAAAAVVTGADYERGDRPRERAPVVAAAVDVCPVPAGRAAPLKP; from the coding sequence ATGACCCCGCGCGTGGTAGTCACGGCCGACGCGGCCGCGCTGCTCGACCAGTTGCGAAAGCAGCACGGCCCGTTGATGTTCCACCAGTCCGGCGGCTGCTGCGACGGGTCGTCGCCGATGTGCTACCCGCTGGGCGACTTCATCGTCGGTGACCGCGACGTGTTGCTCGGTGTGCTCGACATCGGAGCCGACGGGGTGCCGGTGTGGATTTCGGGGCCGCAGTTCGAGGCGTGGAAGCACACCCAGCTCGTGATCGACGTGGTGCCCGGGCGGGGCAGCGGGTTCAGTGTGGAAGCGCCCGAGGGCAAGCGTTTCCTGTCTCGCGGACGGTCGTTCACCGACAGTGAAAACGCCGAACTCGCCGCAGCTGCCGTCGTCACCGGGGCCGACTACGAACGCGGAGACCGGCCCCGTGAGCGTGCGCCGGTGGTTGCGGCCGCTGTCGACGTCTGTCCAGTCCCCGCAGGGCGCGCCGCGCCGCTAAAGCCGTAG
- a CDS encoding prolyl oligopeptidase family serine peptidase, protein MNDDPYLWLEDVLGDEQLNWVRNRNDPTVARFGGEEFERMRAEALEVLDTDARIPYVRRRGDYLYNFWRDATNPRGLWQRTTLDSYRSDNVEWDVLIDVDQLARDDDENWVWSGAIVIEPEFDRALVNLSRGGADAVVVREFDVTTRQFVDDGFELPEAKTQISWHDRDTVLVGTDFGPDSLTDSGYPRIVKKWRRGTPLAEAQLVFEGARTDISVSGSTDRTPGFERTFISRATDFWNSDRYELRGEELIRIDVPSDASSVSIHREWLLIEPRTDWEFGTNTYPAGSLLATNYNEFVDGARDLTVIFEPDAHTCLHQYAWTRDRLLLVTLADVASRVETVTPPSRDDPLRPASPRLRSSRGSWERAPLAGIPPATESVIVAADDTGDEFFLDSSGFDSPSRLLRGTGHGPLEQVKAAPAFFDAENLSIAQYFATSKDGTAIPYFVVRPGGVGGPGPTLLYGYGGFENSLTPSYSPVMGRLWLARGGTYVLANIRGGGEYGPRWHTQAMRENRHLVDEDFAAVATDLVDRGITTVPQLGAQGGSNGGLLMGIMLTKYPQLFGALVCQVPLLDMRRFHLLLAGASWVAEYGNPDDADDWQFIAEYSPYQNVSADVKYPPVLITTSTRDDRVHPGHARKMTAALEATGHQVWYYENIEGGHAGAADNAQSAFKTALAFSFLWQILST, encoded by the coding sequence ATGAACGACGACCCCTATCTGTGGCTGGAGGACGTCCTCGGCGACGAGCAACTCAACTGGGTGCGCAACCGCAACGATCCGACGGTCGCCCGGTTCGGCGGCGAGGAGTTCGAGCGGATGCGTGCCGAGGCGCTCGAAGTGCTCGACACCGACGCCCGCATCCCGTACGTCCGCCGCCGCGGCGACTACCTGTACAACTTCTGGCGCGACGCCACCAACCCCCGCGGGCTATGGCAGCGCACCACGCTCGACAGCTACCGAAGCGACAACGTCGAATGGGACGTGCTCATCGACGTCGACCAGCTGGCTCGCGACGACGACGAGAACTGGGTCTGGTCGGGCGCCATTGTCATCGAACCCGAATTCGACCGTGCCCTGGTCAACCTCTCCCGGGGCGGTGCGGACGCCGTCGTCGTCCGGGAATTCGACGTGACGACACGACAATTCGTGGACGACGGGTTCGAGCTGCCGGAAGCCAAGACGCAGATCAGCTGGCACGACCGCGACACCGTCCTGGTGGGCACCGACTTCGGCCCCGACTCGCTGACCGACTCCGGCTATCCGCGCATCGTCAAAAAGTGGCGGCGCGGCACGCCGCTCGCGGAGGCGCAGTTGGTGTTCGAGGGTGCCCGTACCGACATCAGCGTAAGCGGATCGACCGACCGGACACCGGGTTTCGAGCGGACCTTCATCTCACGCGCCACCGACTTCTGGAACAGCGACCGCTACGAGTTGCGTGGCGAGGAGCTGATCCGAATCGATGTCCCGTCTGATGCCAGCAGCGTCTCGATCCACCGTGAGTGGCTCTTGATCGAACCGCGCACCGACTGGGAGTTCGGCACAAATACCTACCCTGCCGGCTCGTTGCTGGCGACGAATTACAACGAATTTGTCGACGGTGCACGCGATTTGACCGTGATCTTCGAACCCGACGCGCACACCTGCCTGCACCAGTACGCCTGGACCCGCGACAGGCTGCTGCTGGTCACGCTGGCCGACGTGGCCAGTCGGGTCGAAACAGTCACCCCGCCCTCGCGTGACGACCCGCTGCGCCCGGCTTCGCCGCGCTTGCGATCGTCACGGGGCAGTTGGGAGCGCGCACCGCTCGCGGGCATTCCCCCGGCGACCGAGAGCGTGATCGTCGCCGCCGACGACACAGGCGACGAGTTCTTCCTCGACTCCAGCGGCTTCGACAGTCCGTCGCGCCTGCTGCGCGGCACCGGCCACGGGCCGCTCGAGCAGGTCAAGGCCGCGCCCGCATTTTTCGACGCTGAAAATCTCTCCATCGCACAGTATTTCGCCACGTCGAAAGACGGCACCGCGATTCCCTACTTCGTCGTGCGGCCCGGCGGAGTCGGCGGCCCGGGTCCGACGCTGCTCTACGGCTACGGCGGATTCGAGAATTCTCTGACCCCCAGCTACAGCCCGGTGATGGGCCGGCTCTGGTTGGCCCGGGGCGGCACCTATGTGCTGGCCAACATCCGGGGCGGGGGTGAGTACGGTCCGCGATGGCACACTCAGGCGATGCGCGAAAACCGCCACCTGGTTGACGAAGACTTCGCCGCTGTGGCAACGGATCTGGTTGACCGTGGCATCACCACGGTGCCACAGCTCGGCGCACAGGGCGGCAGCAACGGCGGTTTGTTGATGGGCATCATGCTGACCAAATACCCGCAGCTGTTCGGTGCGCTGGTGTGCCAGGTGCCGTTGCTGGACATGCGCCGGTTTCACCTGCTGTTGGCGGGCGCATCATGGGTCGCCGAATACGGCAATCCTGACGACGCCGACGACTGGCAATTCATCGCCGAATATTCGCCGTACCAGAATGTTTCGGCCGACGTGAAATATCCGCCGGTGTTGATTACGACGTCCACCCGGGATGACCGCGTGCACCCCGGGCATGCCCGCAAGATGACTGCGGCGTTGGAGGCGACCGGCCACCAGGTTTGGTACTACGAGAACATCGAGGGTGGTCACGCCGGTGCGGCCGACAATGCCCAGAGCGCGTTCAAAACGGCGCTGGCGTTTTCGTTCCTGTGGCAGATACTCAGCACTTGA
- the adh gene encoding aldehyde dehydrogenase codes for MTVYARPGAEGALMSFESRYDNFIGGEWVAPAAGRYFENLTPVIGQPFCEVARSDAADIAKALDAAHGAAPKWGKTAPAERAAILNKIADRIEANRESLALAEVWDNGKPIREPLAADIPLAVDHFRYFAGAIRAQEGSLSQVDDDTVAYHFHEPLGVVGQIIPWNFPLLMATWKLAPALAAGNTVVLKPAEQTPASVLYLMSLIGDLLPAGVVNIVNGFGVEAGKPLASSNRIAKVSFTGETTTGRLIMQYASQNLIPVTLELGGKSPNIFFSDVMAANDDFQDKALEGFTMFALNQGEVCTCPSRSLVQADIYDEFLELVAIRTKAVRQGDPLDTETMVGSQASNDQLEKVLSYIEIGKDEGAKVITGGERAELGGDLSGGYYVQPTIFAGNNKMRIFQEEIFGPVVSVASFKDYDDAIATANDTLYGLGAGVWSRDGNTAYRAGRDIQAGRVWVNCYHVYPAHAAFGGYKQSGIGRENHKMMLDHYQQTKNLLVSYSQKAQGFF; via the coding sequence ATGACCGTTTACGCACGTCCCGGCGCCGAAGGCGCGCTCATGTCGTTCGAGTCGCGATACGACAACTTCATCGGCGGTGAATGGGTGGCGCCGGCCGCCGGCCGCTATTTCGAAAATCTGACGCCGGTGATCGGACAGCCATTCTGTGAGGTGGCCCGTTCCGATGCGGCCGACATCGCGAAGGCGCTCGACGCCGCACACGGGGCGGCTCCGAAGTGGGGCAAGACGGCGCCCGCCGAGCGCGCGGCGATCCTGAACAAGATCGCCGACCGGATCGAAGCCAATCGGGAGTCGCTGGCGCTGGCCGAGGTCTGGGACAACGGCAAGCCGATCCGAGAGCCGTTGGCCGCTGACATCCCGTTGGCCGTCGACCATTTCCGCTACTTCGCCGGCGCGATCCGCGCCCAGGAAGGCTCGCTGTCGCAGGTCGACGACGACACCGTCGCCTACCACTTCCACGAGCCGCTGGGCGTGGTCGGGCAGATCATCCCGTGGAACTTCCCGCTGCTGATGGCCACCTGGAAGCTGGCGCCGGCGTTGGCGGCCGGCAACACCGTGGTGCTCAAACCCGCCGAGCAGACGCCCGCCTCGGTGCTCTATCTGATGTCGTTGATCGGTGATCTCCTACCGGCCGGTGTGGTCAACATCGTCAATGGATTCGGCGTCGAGGCCGGCAAGCCGCTGGCGTCGAGCAACCGGATCGCCAAGGTCTCCTTCACCGGTGAGACCACCACCGGGCGGCTGATCATGCAGTACGCCAGCCAGAACCTGATCCCGGTAACCCTGGAACTGGGCGGCAAGAGCCCGAACATCTTTTTCAGCGACGTGATGGCCGCCAACGACGACTTCCAGGACAAGGCGCTGGAAGGGTTCACGATGTTCGCGCTTAACCAGGGCGAGGTGTGCACCTGCCCGTCGCGCAGCCTGGTGCAGGCCGACATCTACGACGAATTCCTGGAACTCGTGGCGATCCGCACCAAAGCCGTCCGCCAAGGCGACCCGCTGGACACCGAGACCATGGTCGGTTCCCAGGCCTCCAACGATCAGCTCGAAAAGGTGCTGTCCTACATCGAAATCGGCAAAGACGAAGGCGCCAAGGTGATCACCGGCGGTGAGCGCGCCGAGTTGGGCGGCGACCTGTCCGGTGGCTACTACGTGCAGCCCACCATCTTCGCCGGCAACAACAAGATGCGGATCTTTCAGGAAGAGATCTTCGGGCCGGTGGTGTCAGTCGCATCGTTCAAGGATTACGACGACGCCATCGCGACCGCGAACGACACCCTCTACGGCCTGGGTGCTGGAGTCTGGAGCCGCGACGGCAACACCGCCTACCGTGCTGGCCGCGACATCCAGGCCGGTCGCGTGTGGGTCAACTGCTACCACGTCTACCCGGCGCACGCCGCGTTCGGTGGTTACAAGCAGTCCGGCATCGGCCGGGAGAACCACAAGATGATGCTCGACCACTACCAGCAGACGAAAAATCTCTTGGTGTCGTATTCGCAGAAGGCACAAGGCTTTTTCTGA
- a CDS encoding LpqN/LpqT family lipoprotein, translating to MRVPYMLGVGAAAVTLLMVPGCSKVTAGSATRDPQAQISKSTDCESVSAPLTSIDSRATGEPQLKIPQPAGWERASTLDSDIIRFTMRNKDLTADDFMPTAVVTLESIPGDDADTRSIFDQERAALVDRLGATGLQVSDTTRCGDEAELVDYDAPSMGRIPARKIKTLMVAGPFDGTTYVATVTVQSTDPDNTVYARDTGTVLAGFQMLPPEPN from the coding sequence ATGCGCGTGCCGTACATGCTGGGAGTCGGGGCAGCCGCAGTGACGTTGCTGATGGTGCCCGGATGCTCGAAGGTGACCGCGGGCAGCGCGACCCGAGATCCTCAGGCACAGATCAGCAAATCGACTGACTGCGAGTCGGTTTCGGCACCCCTGACGTCCATCGACTCGCGCGCGACGGGCGAACCGCAGCTGAAGATTCCGCAACCGGCCGGCTGGGAGCGCGCGTCGACGCTGGACTCGGACATCATCCGATTCACGATGCGCAACAAGGATTTGACGGCAGACGACTTCATGCCCACCGCAGTCGTGACGCTGGAATCCATCCCGGGCGACGATGCCGACACCAGGTCGATCTTCGACCAGGAGCGTGCGGCCCTCGTCGATCGCCTGGGCGCCACCGGCCTTCAGGTCTCCGATACGACCCGTTGCGGGGACGAAGCGGAGCTCGTCGACTACGACGCGCCGAGCATGGGCCGGATTCCCGCGCGAAAGATCAAGACGCTCATGGTGGCCGGCCCATTCGACGGCACCACCTACGTAGCGACGGTCACCGTTCAGTCCACCGACCCAGACAACACCGTGTATGCGCGGGACACCGGGACCGTCCTGGCCGGATTCCAGATGCTGCCCCCTGAGCCGAATTAG
- a CDS encoding cytochrome P450 → MATDTPHLTGLRALAALADLGFASIAAGVLARRRNVVRALERIQADKRAVTRMHKLRAEFDGGPVELRLPGRRYVVITDPEEVGQVLEDSPNPFHPANIEKRKALQWFQPHGVLISRGPIREQRRALNEAALETASEIHSLAGDFVTVIREEADRLSFVAVRLGHLDSTHFMAAWWRIVRRVTLGDSAADDEAITDQLMRLRKAGNWSFLAIPRRGLRERFTEHLYRYAETPQPGTLLHALAQIPAGGALDPVGQVPHWLFAFDAVGMASIRALALLSTHPEQLDRALKDAADPDEVLPRTFLHACMLESVRLWPTTPTILRDTIEDTEWRSKAGQFTISAGAAVMVAVPAFHRDEQLLPFAHQFTPDIWLDGRAQQHPALVPFSAGPAECPGRNLVLFLAATTMAHLLSSLRLGMRSRPTLSPSEPLPMTLNQLTIDFAVEPLPNVAAAAVTESG, encoded by the coding sequence ATGGCAACTGACACCCCGCATCTCACTGGGCTGCGAGCGTTGGCCGCCCTCGCCGATCTCGGGTTCGCCTCGATCGCGGCCGGAGTACTGGCTCGCCGCCGCAATGTGGTGCGAGCCCTGGAGCGCATCCAGGCCGACAAACGAGCGGTGACCCGCATGCACAAGCTGCGTGCTGAATTCGACGGCGGCCCGGTTGAATTGAGGCTTCCCGGCCGCCGCTATGTCGTGATCACCGATCCCGAAGAGGTCGGCCAGGTCCTCGAAGACTCGCCGAACCCGTTTCATCCCGCCAACATCGAGAAGCGCAAGGCGCTCCAATGGTTCCAGCCACACGGCGTCCTGATCAGCCGAGGCCCCATCCGCGAACAACGTCGCGCCCTCAACGAGGCCGCGCTGGAAACCGCGTCCGAAATCCATTCATTGGCGGGCGACTTCGTGACAGTGATCCGCGAGGAGGCCGACCGGCTGTCCTTCGTCGCCGTCAGGCTCGGACACCTGGACTCCACCCACTTCATGGCCGCCTGGTGGCGAATAGTGCGCCGGGTGACACTCGGCGATAGTGCGGCAGACGACGAGGCGATCACCGACCAGCTGATGCGACTGCGAAAAGCCGGTAACTGGTCATTTCTCGCCATACCGCGCCGCGGTTTGCGGGAGCGGTTCACCGAGCACCTGTACCGCTACGCCGAGACGCCACAACCTGGGACGCTGCTGCATGCATTGGCGCAAATCCCGGCAGGCGGCGCCCTAGACCCGGTGGGCCAGGTGCCGCATTGGTTGTTCGCCTTCGACGCGGTCGGGATGGCGTCGATCAGGGCACTAGCCCTGCTGAGCACGCACCCCGAGCAACTCGACCGAGCCTTGAAGGACGCCGCGGACCCCGACGAAGTGCTGCCCCGTACATTCTTGCACGCGTGCATGCTCGAGTCCGTGCGGTTGTGGCCGACGACACCGACCATTCTGCGCGACACCATCGAGGACACCGAATGGCGTTCCAAAGCCGGACAATTCACTATCTCTGCCGGCGCTGCGGTGATGGTGGCAGTGCCGGCGTTCCATCGCGACGAGCAATTGCTGCCCTTCGCGCATCAGTTCACTCCGGACATCTGGTTGGATGGCCGGGCCCAGCAGCATCCGGCGCTGGTTCCGTTCAGCGCCGGCCCGGCTGAGTGTCCGGGACGCAACCTGGTGCTATTCCTTGCCGCGACCACGATGGCGCATCTTCTTTCGTCGCTTCGGCTGGGGATGCGATCGAGGCCGACGTTGTCGCCGAGCGAGCCGCTGCCGATGACGCTGAACCAGTTGACGATCGATTTCGCGGTCGAGCCGCTGCCAAACGTTGCCGCTGCGGCGGTGACGGAAAGCGGCTAA
- a CDS encoding crotonase/enoyl-CoA hydratase family protein produces MPTTDFETLLYSTAGSVATITLNRPDQLNTIVPPMPDEIEAAVGRAERDPAVKVIVLRGAGRAFSGGYDFGGGFQQWGDAMNTGGRWDPGKDFAMVTARETGPTQKFMAIWRASKPVIAQVHGWCVGGASDYALCADIVIASEDAVIGTPYSRMWGAYLTGMWLYRLSLAKVKWHSLTGRPLTGVQAAEVELINEAVPFERLEARVAEIAAELSQIPLSQLQAQKLIVNQAYENMGLASTQTLGGILDGLMRNTPEALGFVETAASKGVRAAVEGRDGPFGDYSQAPPELRPDPSHIITP; encoded by the coding sequence ATGCCGACAACAGATTTCGAGACGTTGCTGTACTCCACGGCCGGGTCGGTCGCGACCATCACCCTGAACCGGCCCGACCAGCTCAACACGATCGTTCCGCCGATGCCTGACGAGATCGAGGCGGCCGTCGGGCGGGCCGAACGCGACCCCGCAGTCAAAGTGATCGTGCTACGCGGAGCCGGGCGGGCGTTCTCCGGAGGCTACGACTTCGGTGGCGGCTTCCAGCAGTGGGGTGACGCGATGAACACCGGCGGACGCTGGGATCCGGGCAAGGATTTCGCCATGGTCACCGCCCGCGAAACCGGTCCGACGCAAAAGTTCATGGCGATCTGGCGGGCCTCGAAGCCGGTGATCGCGCAGGTGCACGGGTGGTGCGTGGGCGGTGCGAGCGATTACGCGCTGTGCGCGGACATCGTGATCGCCAGTGAGGACGCCGTGATCGGCACCCCGTACAGCCGGATGTGGGGCGCTTACCTGACCGGAATGTGGCTCTATCGGCTGAGCCTGGCCAAGGTGAAATGGCATTCGCTGACCGGCCGTCCGCTGACCGGTGTGCAGGCCGCCGAGGTCGAACTCATCAACGAAGCGGTCCCGTTCGAGCGGCTGGAGGCCCGGGTTGCCGAGATAGCTGCTGAGTTATCACAGATCCCGTTGTCGCAGTTGCAGGCTCAGAAGTTGATCGTCAACCAGGCCTACGAGAACATGGGCCTGGCGTCGACCCAGACGCTGGGCGGCATCCTCGACGGTCTGATGCGCAACACCCCCGAGGCGCTCGGCTTCGTCGAAACGGCGGCCAGCAAAGGCGTTCGGGCCGCCGTCGAGGGCCGCGACGGGCCGTTCGGCGACTACAGCCAGGCGCCGCCGGAGCTACGTCCCGATCCGTCGCACATCATCACGCCGTGA